GGACCAACGTGATTTTGAGGTTTTTAACATGAATTCCTAACGTGCAACCAGGCATATGCACATAGTTGAGCTAAAACTAAATTTTCTAAGCTTTTCTCAGGTTGCGATTACACAAAATTGCCTGGACTTACCTCATGTTATCTTGATCGACAGCAAGTGGTAAAGTGACATCTTTTGTAATATTTCATTGATTGTAAACTACTGAACTCATAGCTTGGTTACAACACAAATTGCTACCTGTTGTAAAAATTAAGGAGCTTAATGGAGCTCATCTGCCATCATCACATTAGCTCTGTTATTCTCAAGACAAAACTTTGATACAGTTCCAAATGTTTAGTCTTTACTGAGAAGTTGAGGAAATTACAATGTGACACAGCTATAAAATGAGAAGTTGAGGAAATTATCAAATTTAAAAAGTGGGTAGCTAAGTTTTTATTGGGCAACAACACAGACAATATCTGATGTCCTGTAGGTAAGTTTTATCCTCACACTAGTCCCGCTGATTTCATGTCTTCCAACACTGAATCTACTTTTTCATGTAAGCTTGCTCTCTTATAGCCAGAAATCAACAAGTCATAAGTTGATCTGGTAAGCACATAGCAACACTCCAAACATTCTAAGAACATGTCTAGTCTATCATAAGCTTCCCTTCTAAAATATGAGCAGATAACTTTTTCAACATCATCCGCACATGTGAACGACAACCCTTGTTTCAGCATTCTGCCCACAGCAAACTCTACATCATCCAACCTATCTAACATGGCATACATCCTCACAATCCCACAATGGATTTGTGAGAGCACGCCAGTTTTGACTAGACATGGCTTTGTCATAGTTTCGAGTAGCTCCTCCATCTTTTCCACACGCCCTTGTTCAAGATACAATGCTACTAACATCTCAGCCATGATTTCGCTGACTTCCCACCTGGTATCTAGCACGAACCTGAAGAACTCCTCAGCTCGACCCAAACTCTTTTGTTTGCAATGCCCTTTAAGCATACTTTCCAGTATGGATACACTAGGTATGATTTCAGAAACCATCATTTCTTCAAAAATTTGATCAGCAATCTCAAAGTTTCGCGAATTAACACAGCCTGATATAAGGGATTCAAACATTTGAAGATAAGAACCGAGTCCAGCAGCCTTCTCAGCCGAGTACCAAGCTAACATGTCATCAACATTCCCTGACttggaaaaaaatgaaataaagatATTATAGGTGTGAAAATCGGGCTTATAACTTTCTGAACTCTCCATGATCTCAAATAAACTATATGCTGTAACAATGTCATTGGAAGACAAGCAAGCACTAATAAGGGAATTAAAAACCAAGGACGAGGGTTTAACTCCAATAGTCTCCATAGAAGTAAACACGCGCATTCCTAGTGGCAGATTCTTCAGCTTTCCACATAGCAAGATGAGCTCAGAGAAGAGACTATGGTCTTTTACATTCTCTTTCAGCATTTTCTCCAAAATCCATTCCAAAACCTGGCCA
This is a stretch of genomic DNA from Lotus japonicus ecotype B-129 chromosome 1, LjGifu_v1.2. It encodes these proteins:
- the LOC130734675 gene encoding pentatricopeptide repeat-containing protein At2g30780-like: MAFAIRVLRTVGKRFEFFPVPQHSFFFCKHANLNANPLLLKLVQVSNSRIKTTLDQEMPSFQSSQLSWDSLVTSLIPCSSDKARLVLEWILEKMLKENVKDHSLFSELILLCGKLKNLPLGMRVFTSMETIGVKPSSLVFNSLISACLSSNDIVTAYSLFEIMESSESYKPDFHTYNIFISFFSKSGNVDDMLAWYSAEKAAGLGSYLQMFESLISGCVNSRNFEIADQIFEEMMVSEIIPSVSILESMLKGHCKQKSLGRAEEFFRFVLDTRWEVSEIMAEMLVALYLEQGRVEKMEELLETMTKPCLVKTGVLSQIHCGIVRMYAMLDRLDDVEFAVGRMLKQGLSFTCADDVEKVICSYFRREAYDRLDMFLECLECCYVLTRSTYDLLISGYKRASLHEKVDSVLEDMKSAGLV